Proteins encoded in a region of the Equus asinus isolate D_3611 breed Donkey chromosome X, EquAss-T2T_v2, whole genome shotgun sequence genome:
- the PNMA3 gene encoding paraneoplastic antigen Ma3, with protein MPLTLLQDWCRGEHLNTQRSMLILGIPEDCGEDEFEETLQEALRHLGRYRVIGRMFRREENAHAFLLELAQDIDYALIPREIPGKGGPWEVVVKPRNSDGEFLNRLKCFLEEERRTVSDMNRVLRSDANCPAPRVAISPDLWTWAQALGAAVQPLLEQMLYRELRVFSGNTVSIPGALTFEAWLEHTTEVLEMWQVPEGEKRRRLMECLRGPALQVVRGLRANNAAITVEECLAALKQVFGPVESRKIAHMKFCKAHQEAGEKVSSFVLRLEPLLQRAVEKNAVSRRNVNQARLKQVLSGATLTDKLRDRLKLMKQRRKPPGFLALVKLLREEEEWEATLGPERERLEGLEAGIRPSARTSASGAVSFPAPGNTLQARPSQGSQRGRCGGQQWREAVPRASSRGSGKQKHHTFCYSCGEDGHIRVQCSNPPNLLLVKQKRQAAIESGNGSWAWDKSHPKPKAK; from the coding sequence ATGCCGTTGACCCTGTTGCAGGACTGGTGTAGGGGGGAACATCTGAACACCCAGAGGTCCATGCTCATCCTGGGTATTCCTGAGGACTGTGGTGAGGATGAGTTTGAGGAGACTCTTCAGGAGGCTCTTAGGCACCTGGGCAGGTATAGGGTCATTGGCAGGATGTTTAGGAGGGAGGAGAATGCCCATGCGTTTCTCTTGGAGCTTGCCCAAGACATTGACTATGCTTTGATCCCCCGGGAAATACCAGGAAAGGGAGGGCCATGGGAAGTGGTTGTAAAACCTCGTAACTCAGATGGCGAATTTCTCAATAGACTGAAGTGCTTCttagaggaggagaggaggacagTGTCAGACATGAACAGAGTCCTCAGATCAGACGCCAATTGTCCTGCTCCGAGAGTGGCCATATCACCTGATCTCTGGACCtgggcccaggccctgggggcagCAGTGCAGCCTCTGCTAGAACAAATGTTGTACAGAGAACTAAGAGTGTTTTCTGGGAACACCGTGTCCATCCCAGGGGCACTGACCTTTGAAGCCTGGCTTGAGCACACCACTGAGGTGCTAGAGATGTGGCAGGTGCCTGAGGGGGAAAAGAGGCGCAGGCTGATGGAATGCTTGAGGGGCCCTGCTCTGCAGGTGGTCCGTGGGCTGCGGGCTAACAATGCTGCCATAACTGTGGAGGAGTGCCTGGCAGCCCTGAAGCAGGTGTTTGGACCTGTGGAGAGCCGTAAAATCGCCCACATGAAATTTTGTAAGGCCcatcaggaggcaggagagaaagtCTCTAGCTTTGTGTTGCGTTTGGAACCCCTGCTCCAAAGAGCTGTAGAAAAAAATGCGGTATCACGAAGGAATGTGAATCAAGCTCGCCTGAAACAAGTCTTAAGTGGGGCAACCCTTACTGACAAGCTTCGAGACAGGCTTAAGCTGATGAAACAGCGAAGGAAGCCTCCTGGTTTCCTGGCACTGGTGAAGCTCCTGCgtgaggaggaggagtgggaggcCACTTTAGGTCcggagagggagaggctggaggggtTGGAAGCAGGCATAAGGCCGTCTGCCAGAACCAGTGCATCCGGGGCAGTGTCTTTCCCTGCCCCTGGCAACACTCTTCAGGCCAGGCCTTCCCAAGGGTCCCAGCGCGGGAGGTGTGGAGGCCAACAGTGGAGGGAGGCTGTGCCAAGGGCCAGCTCTCGAGgttcaggaaaacagaaacaccaCACATTCTGCTATAGCTGTGGAGAGGATGGTCACATCAGGGTACAATGTAGTAACCCTCCAAACCTGCTCTTGGTAAAGCAGAAGAGACAGGCGGCAATAGAGTCGGGAAACGGGAGCTGGGCTTGGGACAAGAGCCATCCCAAGCCCAAGGCCAAGTAG